Part of the Cryptosporangium arvum DSM 44712 genome, CCGTCCTCGGCCCGGCGGCGGACGGAGCCGTCCCAGTAGCCGAGCAGCGTGGCCGCGTCGGCCGGGTCGTCCTTCGCGGCCACGCCGCGCAGATGGCCCGGCAGGAGTGAGAGCACGTCCCGGTCGCCCGGGAAGTACGCCGCCGCGAGAGCCAGCGACGTCGCCACCGCCACCGCCTCCGCGGTGCTCATCACCGTCGACGGGCGCTGGACCTCCCAGCCCTCCACCGACTCGCCGTTGCGGAGGTCGCGGAACGCGGTGACCAGTGCTTCCAGTACCGCGTCGTCGACGGCGAACGCGGCGCCCGACCGCGCGACCGACGTCGTCGCCCGGCGCTTCACCAGAGCGATCTCGTCGGCGAGCGTCGGGATCGGGCCGACGGTCTCCACGTTGAAGCGCCGCTTGAGCGCGGCGGACATCTCCGAGACGCCCCGGTCGCGGATGTTCGCGGTGGCGATCACCGTGAAACCGGGCGCGGCCGGCGCGGTGGCGTACGGGGTGCCGGTCAGCTCCGGCACCGCGATCCGCCGGTCGGAGAGGATCGAGACCAGAGCGTCCTGCACTTCGGGCAGGCACCGGGTGAGCTCCTCGACCCGCCCGACGGCACCGGTGCGCATCGCCGAGAGCACGGGCGAGGGCACGAGCGCTTCCGGCGACGGCCCGTTGGCCAGCAGCAACGCGTAGTTCCAGCCGTACCGGAAGTGGTCCTCGGTGGTGCCGGCCGTGCCCTGGACGACCAGCTCGCTGGTGCCACTCACCGCCGCCGCGAGCAGCTCGGAGAGCATCGACTTGGCGGTGCCCGGCTCGCCGACGAGCAGCAGGCCGCGTTCACCGGCGAGCGTCACCACGCACCGCTCCACCAGCGCCCGGTCCCCGACGAACTTCGGGCTGACGACGAGCCGCTCCGTGCCCGCCCGGAGTTCCTGCCCGTCGCTGCCCAGCACGAACGTCACGACCGCGCGTGGTGTCAGCCGCCAGCCCGGCGGCCGGGGGCCGGTGTCGAAGCGCGCCAGGAACTCGAGTTCCCCGGCGTACGTCGCCTCGGCCGGATCGACCTGGCGGGTAGGGACGGTGTCGATGCTCATCGGCGCCTTCCGGTGCGTAGTTCGTCGAAGCGGGGCTCGTCGCCGCTGCGCACCCGCGCCCACGCGGCGGCGAACAGCTCGGGGATCGGCGTGAGCGGCACCAGGGTTCCTTGGCCCGGGTCGCTGTAGAGCGGCAGTTTCCACGTCTCCACCGGCGGCAGCGGAGCCTTCAGAGCCAGCCAGCCGCCGGGCAGGAACAGCGTGCGGCCCGCCCGTGCCCGTTTGGCCTCGGTGACCAGCGGCGTGGCCGCCAGCTCGGCCCTGGCCTTCTTCAACCGGGCCGGTTTCCACCCGGTCCACCGGGCGACGTTCTTGTCGGTCGGGTCGGGCAGCGCCAGCAGCTGGAGGTAGACGGTGGCCGCGTCGGCGCCCAGCGAGAGGACCGACGCCGCTTCGGCGATGAGCTCGGCCGGCGGCACGTGTGGCGCACCGGCGGCCGGGTCGACCGCCGCCGCGCCCTCCAGCAGCCGGGGCAGCCAGTCGGAGAGCAGGGCGCGGAGCGCACCGATCTCCACCGGCTCGCTCCCCACCGCTTCGAACGCCCGCAGCGCCGGATCGTCGGGCCCGGAGAGCAGCCCGGGACGAACCCGGACCCGCCGCCCGTCGGCCAGGTCGGGCGTCACGAACGGCCCGAGCTCGACCCGGTCCTCGGCCGGCGTGCTCTTGTCGACCGGTGTGGCGCCGAGGTGGTGGGCCAGAGCCGCCCACTCCTCCTCGTCGAGGTACCGCAGCGCCACCTCGTACTCCGGTTCGGCGAGCCGGGCCCGGTACGTCCGGAGCGCCCCCGGGAGCGCCTGCCGGAAGTCGTCGTCGGCCGGCAGGTGGTACGCCAGCCAGGGCAGGTACGACGCCAGCGCCCGGACGACGTCGTCGGGGTCGGGGTCACGGATGTCGAGCGCGCGGTAATCGATCCGCCCGGACGCGTCCCGCGGTGCCGGTGCCAGCCAGCGGCAGCTCCCGGCCGACCGGATCGCGTTGAGCATCGTCAGCGCGCGGGGCTGCCACGACAGTTTCGCCTGGTGGGCGGCGATGAGCACGGTGTCGGACACGGGTGCGCGCCGGCCCTGCGCCCGGTACCAGTCGGCGATCCCGTCGAAGGCGGGGCCGTCGTCGAAGATCCGCCGGGGATCGGCGGGCAGCAGGGTGCCCACCAGGGCCGCGCGTTGCTCGCGGCTCCCGTACTCCCAGCTGTCGTCGACGACATCGAGCGCGGCTGGGGGAACGCCGATCTCGGTGGCGGCGTCGCGCACCGGGACGCCGGGCTTGACCAGGCCGTAGAGCAGCAGCAGAGCCTCGGAGCGCCCGAGCCCCGCGGCCTGTGACAGCCGGTCGACCAGCTCCGGACGCCACTCGATCGGCCCCCGCTCCCGAGCCGCCGCGACGAAGGACCGCACCACCTCCTCGTCGAAGCCGGCCAGCAGCGGGAACCAGAGCGGGTCGGCCAGCCCCGGAATCGCCCCGAACTCACCGTCGGGCTGGAACTCCAGCAGGTCGAGGGTCCACACCGGAGGGGTGCCGTGCGCCTCGTCGTCGTTGAGGCGCAGGACGAAGCCGTTGCCGACCTTCCGCAGCCGCTCGGGGCCCGGATCGGTGTCGGACGCGCCGTGGATGCGGCGCAACGCGCTTCCGGGAGCCAGCAGACCGCTCCCGGCGAGGAGCTCGGCGAAGTCAAGCAACGCGTCGCGTTCGGCACGGGCCACCGACAACGAGAGCGACCGGTAGAGCGGTGACACCGACCGGTAGAGCGCGGCCGGGAACACCTGCAGGGCGTGGAACCAGTCGTGGTCGCCGCTGAGGCTGCCGGACGGGGGTTCGACCCCGCCGACGAGTGCGCGGGCCACCGTGGTGAAGAGGCGCGTGGCCTCGTCCCCGCGGTCGTAGCACCGCGGGATCAGCAGCGTCAGCCCGTCCATCAGCGGACCGCCGGCCGGCCCGGCCAGACGTTCCGGGGCGACCGGCGCCGCGACCACGACCGACGCGAGGCCCGCGCTCATCTCGGCCAGCAGCGCGGCCCGCTCCGCCGCCTTGGCGACCACACCCACCAGCCCGGCGATCAGCTCCGGATGCGTGACCTCGGGCAACACGGCCGCCACCGCCGCGCGGAGCTCCGACCCCGCGGCCCCGAAAGGCGCCGCCCCGGCCCCGGCCGCCCCATCCAGGCCGCCCCGGCCGCCCCGGCCGCCACCGCGCGCCGCGCGGAGCCGTCCTCACCCGCGTCCGCGGCCACCGCAGCGGCGTGGTCACGCGACGCGGCCGCCAGCAGCGTCGCGGCCTGCTCGTCGGTGACCGCACGCAGCGCCGCCGACCCGACGAGATCACGCGGACGCAGATGGTGCCAGCCGGCCGCCCGGGGCACCAGCGGAGTACCCGCCGCGAACGTGTCGCGCCGCGCGCCGACACCCACCTGCGACACCACGAACCCGTCCTCGCCGACGACCGTCAGCGTGTTCTCCCGCCACCGCTCCCGCCGGAGCAGGCCGAAGACCGCGTCGGAGCCCGGGAACCGGATCGCGTTGACGAGCGTGCCCTCGTCGCCGACCGCCAGCCTGACCGTGCGCCCGTCGATGCCGGTACCGACCGACACCCCGTCGGCCGCCGTCCGCACCCGCCAACCGACCAGCCCGTCCACCTGGCCCAGCGGCGAGGAGCCGCCGGCCGGGGCCAACGGCCCGCCGACCGGGGCCAACGGCCGCAGCATGCTGCTCGACACGTCGATCGGCTCCCCGTCGACCGCGCCGGCCTCGAAGAACGCCGGCATCGACGCGCGGCCCCGCTCACCGGTGGCCGGGTCGTACTCGACGAGGGTTTCCTCGTCGGCGGCCCAGTAGGACACGCCGTCGCTGAAGACCCGGTCGTAGCGGTGGTGCGACCGGTCGCCCACCCGCAACGGCCGGCCACCGCTGGTGCGGCCACCGCCGGGCAGCGGCAGCGACTGGTCGTTCTGGTGCCAGGCGTCGAACGGCAGCTCGGTCAGCACGTCCGACGGAGTGCCGCTCCAGTACGCCGAGCGGTTCGGCCCGG contains:
- a CDS encoding ATP-binding protein, producing the protein MSIDTVPTRQVDPAEATYAGELEFLARFDTGPRPPGWRLTPRAVVTFVLGSDGQELRAGTERLVVSPKFVGDRALVERCVVTLAGERGLLLVGEPGTAKSMLSELLAAAVSGTSELVVQGTAGTTEDHFRYGWNYALLLANGPSPEALVPSPVLSAMRTGAVGRVEELTRCLPEVQDALVSILSDRRIAVPELTGTPYATAPAAPGFTVIATANIRDRGVSEMSAALKRRFNVETVGPIPTLADEIALVKRRATTSVARSGAAFAVDDAVLEALVTAFRDLRNGESVEGWEVQRPSTVMSTAEAVAVATSLALAAAYFPGDRDVLSLLPGHLRGVAAKDDPADAATLLGYWDGSVRRRAEDGSRLWRQLWELRHAIS